The Parambassis ranga chromosome 14, fParRan2.1, whole genome shotgun sequence genome includes a window with the following:
- the cxadr gene encoding coxsackievirus and adenovirus receptor homolog, whose product MELWTARFCCALLGLVAGLAAGLEITSTGPTSIEKASGQSVKLDCQFSLAPEDSGPLDIEWSLLSSDNQNEDKVVILYSGDRAYEDYYAPMKGRVHFNSADPKNGDASINLTGLKSSDSGTYQCKVKKAPGIRSRKMLLIVMVRPSKPRCYTEGPAQEGKDIVLRCMSSEGTNPLQYSWEKTSDSKLLPASAVLDPVGGTINVRNASASASGTYRCVASNRVGAEECVLYLNVTPPPNTAGIIAGAIIAVLLILIIIAIILFCCWRARHRKKYEKEICNEIREDVPPPKSRVSTARSFTVGSQRSSLGSMSPSNLHEYSLKNQYDKIPSSEEYERPPSHAPLPPPSTARMAGPNLSRMGAIPVMIPAQNRDGSIV is encoded by the exons GCTTGGCCGCAGGTCTGGAGATCACATCTACAGGCCCCACATCTATAGAGAAGGCCAGCGGACAGAGTGTCAAACTGGATTGCCAGTTCTCTCTGGCCCCAGAGGACTCTGGACCACTGGATATTGAATGGAGCTTGCTGTCCTCAGACAACCAGAATGAAGACAAAGTG GTGATTCTATACTCGGGTGACAGGGCCTACGAGGACTACTATGCCCCCATGAAGGGTCGAGTCCACTTCAACTCAGCTGACCCCAAGAATGGTGACGCCTCCATCAACCTAACAGGGCTCAAGTCGTCCGACTCGGGCACTTACCAGTGCAAGGTGAAGAAGGCTCCAGGTATCCGCAGCAGGAAGATGCTGCTGATTGTCATGG tGAGGCCATCCAAGCCCAGGTGTTACACTGAAGGCCCCGCACAGGAAGGCAAAGACATTGTGCTGAGGTGCATGTCCAGTGAGGGAACCAATCCTCTGCAATACAGCTGGGAGAAGACCAGTGACAGCAAGCTGCTTCCCGCCTCTGCTGTGCTGG ATCCTGTGGGAGGCACCATTAATGTGAGAAATGCATCTGCCAGTGCATCTGGCACCTATCGCTGCGTTGCCAGCAACCGTGTTGGCGCAGAGGAGTGTGTTCTCTATCTCAATGTGACACCTC CCCCGAACACTGCGGGCATCATCGCTGGAGCCATAATCGCTGTCCTCTTGATCCTCATCATTATCGCTATCATCCTCTTCTGCTGTTGGCGTGCCCGTCACAGGAAGAAGTATGAGAAAGAAATCTGTAATGAAATCAG AGAGGATGTGCCCCCTCCCAAGAGTCGCGTTTCAACGGCACGCAGTTTCACAGTGGGTAGCCAGCGTTCCTCTCTGGGGTCCATGTCGCCTTCCAACCTGCATGAATACTCCTTGAAGAATCAGTACGACAAGATTCCCTCATCAGAGGAGTACGAGAGGCCTCCAAGCCACGCCCCGCTGCCCCCACCCTCTACTGCCAGAATGGCTGGCCCCAACCTCAGCCGTATGGGTGCCATCCCTGTCATGATCCCTGCTCAGAACAGGGATGGCTCAATTGTCTAG